Genomic segment of Nitrospirota bacterium:
GTTGACCGTTCTATTCTGCTCCTACCCTACATCGATTACTTCCCAGGATGCGGAGCAAGCCCACAACAGAAGAAGGCCGTCGCTCGTATCGCGCGAAGCGCACCGCATTTCCGGATAGGAGCTGGTGGCTGAACGCTGAGTGCTGATAGCTATAGTCGTGAGCGACGGACGAAATTCGAAGAACCGCTCCGCGAGGCACTGAAGTGAAGGGTCCTGCTACCCCTCATATTTTCCGTGAGTGCGTCTGATTCTCCTCTGTGCCTGTACTCATTGCCCTTCGAAGATACAACTCGCATTGGTTCGCAGCCCCAGGGTTACTCCATTACATCATTGTTTGTGCATCCACGTATTGGCATCGGCCTTGCTCATAGTCCGTATGTGGGTGAGTCCATACATATTGGCATTGAGGCAGTGATGCGATGAACATTCTTTGTGCATGGTGCGAAGAAGAAGGGAAGCAGGCACTGATCGGTGTGACCGAATCCGATCCCTCTACGATGGCCACACATGGCATTTGTCGTCAGCATGAAGTGGCACTCTTGACGCAGATTGCCACTCTCGCTCGCAAAATGAAACGGAAGGATCGTGCGCCTGTCTTGTATGGAGGGGCGCGTGGGGGAGGAGCCGTTCCCACAGCAGTCCATTCCCGCAAGTTGAACCTACCGGAACGCTGACCGCTATCTTCTTGTTCCTTCACGCACCGATTGTCACCAGGCTGCGTCGATCACGGAGTATCTTGAGACTCAGGTTCTTGTTGCAGCGGGCCCTCCTGTAACTGCTGCTGCACGGCTTCTAGTAATTCCGCCAGCTCGAGGGGTTTCTTCATCGTGCGATGCGCACCCAGGAGTTTGGCCACTTCGAGGAGGTTGGGCTCCCCCGCGCCGCCAGTCAGAGCGATAATCTTGGCGTGCGGCGATTCACGCCGCAACGTCATCGTGACTTCCAAGCCGTCACTGTCCGGCATGAGCAGGTCCGTGATCACGAGCGCGACGGGAGTTTCTCTGAACCGCCGGAGTCCTTCTCGCCCATTGGCCGCATCGATAACGAAGTACCCGGCTTCTTCCAGTACCCGGCGAAGGAGGGCACGGATCTGGTCGTTGTCGTCAATGAGGAGGATGGAGCGAGGATGCACGATGATGCCTTCCCGTCCGTAGCCAGAACCACGTCATGACCGTTCCGAGGGGATACGATATTGATGCGATCACGAAAGCGTTGCACATCGTCGATCATGCGAATCTGTGCTACGAGCTTCCCTCTGACTACAGCGCAGCCTATCACGGGGAGACCTTGGGGAAACCTGAGCATTCAGCCGGAGCCATACTAGGCTATGTGAGGCATTACGTAGGACTTGCACTGTCAGTTGAGTCTTTCGCTGGAAGGTGACTAGAAGGCAAGGGGGGAAGATGTCTGAACCATACCGGACCCTACGCGAAGTGCGTTGAAGCTAGGCAGTCGGATGGCGCACAGAGTGTGGCGCGTCGCCGCGTGAATTAGAATTGTTCGAGCAACTGTTGCTTCTTCGCTCGGTATTCTTCTTCCGTGATGAGCCCTTGCGTATACAGCCGTTTCAGCGTCTGGA
This window contains:
- a CDS encoding response regulator — protein: MHPRSILLIDDNDQIRALLRRVLEEAGYFVIDAANGREGLRRFRETPVALVITDLLMPDSDGLEVTMTLRRESPHAKIIALTGGAGEPNLLEVAKLLGAHRTMKKPLELAELLEAVQQQLQEGPLQQEPESQDTP